A single Xiphias gladius isolate SHS-SW01 ecotype Sanya breed wild chromosome 22, ASM1685928v1, whole genome shotgun sequence DNA region contains:
- the LOC120784317 gene encoding amine sulfotransferase-like isoform X2 — MQQIMLLLEAKGDMTAISSINNCCNDELIPWIELKGKRQAFITAPSPRLRVTHLQYHFMPPALSQKKGKVIYVARNPKDVLVSYFYFHKFANILETPKDFNDFFEKFLRGDVFGCSWFDHVKTWYSHKDDMNMLFITYEEMIQDLPSAVERISLFLGKELTDEQLANVVKHSTFNNMQKIPQANYEQIPDSMLNHHQGRFMRKGTIGDWKNHFTVAQKEKFDEVLYKEMKDFPLSFIWDFRDIE; from the exons ATGCAGCAGATTATGCTGCTCCTTGAGGCAAAGGGAGATATGACAGCCATCAGCAGTATCAACAACTGCTGCAATGATGAACTCATCCCCTGGATTGAGCTGAAGGGCAAGAGACAAGCGTTCATTACGGCCCCATCACCCAGACTGAGGGTCACCCATCTGCAGTACCACTTTATGCCTCCTGCTCTGAGCCAGAAGAAGGGCAAG GTGATCTACGTGGCAAGAAATCCCAAAGATGTCCTTGTATCTTACTTCTACTTCCATAAGTTTGCAAACATATTAGAAACTCCAAAGGATTTCAATGACTTCTTTGAGAAATTCCTGAGAGGAGATG TGTTTGGATGCAGCTGGTTTGATCACGTTAAGACTTGGTACTCACACAAGGATGATATGAACATGCTGTTCATCACTTATGAAGAAATGATTCAA GATCTGCCGTCTGCAGTGGAGAGGATCTCCTTGTTCCTGGGTAAAGAGCTGACTGATGAGCAGCTGGCTAATGTGGTTAAACACAGCACCTTCAACAACATGCAGAAGATCCCTCAAGCCAACTACGAGCAGATACCAGATAGCATGCTCAACCACCACCAGGGAAGATTCATGAGGAAAG GCACCATCGGTGACTGGAAGAATCACTTCACTGTGGCCCAGAAGGAGAAGTTTGATGAGGTCCTTTACAAAGAGATGAAGGactttcctctgtcttttatcTGGGACTTCAGGGACATTGAATGA
- the rwdd1 gene encoding RWD domain-containing protein 1, translating to MTDYAEEQRNELEAIESIYPDSFTVLSDDPTSFTITVTSDAEENGETVEATLKFTYVEKYPDEPPLWEIHSQENLADSDSVDILTLLQQQAEENLGMVMIFTLVTAVQEKLNEIVDVMKHRREEEKRQKEREAEEAEKVAFQGTVVTIENFLAWKAKFELEMAELRRKKQKEEEQAGKPKLTGKQLFERDHNLDTSDIQFLEDAGNNVEVDESLFQDIEDLDLDEDDPDFDPLEMGSDED from the exons ATGACAGACTACGCTGAAGAACAAAGGAATGAACTTGAAGCTATAGAGTCCATCTACCCAGACTCTTTCACAG tgctttCAGATGACCCAACCAGCTTCACCATCACTGTAACATCAGATGCAGAGGAAAATGGTGAAA CTGTGGAAGCAACACTGAAGTTCACATATGTAGAGAAATACCCAGATGAGCCTCCGCTGTGGGAGATCCACTCCCAGGAGAACCTGGCGGACAGTGACTCGGTGGACATCCTCACCTTACTGCAGCAACAG GCAGAAGAAAACCTGGGCATGGTGATGATTTTCACCCTGGTGACAGCTGTTCAGGAGAAACTCAACGAAATTGTGGATGTGATGAAACACAGACGCGAAGAGGAGAAGcggcagaaagagagagaggcagaggaagcagagaag GTGGCATTCCAGGGCACAGTGGTAACCATTGAAAACTTCTTGGCATGGAAAGCCAAGTTTGAGCTGGAGATGGCCgagctgagaagaaaaaaacagaaggaggaggagcaggcagGAAAACCCAAACTCACCG GTAAACAGCTGTTTGAGAGAGACCACAACCTGGATACATCGGACATTCAGTTCCTTGAAGACG ctggaaacaacGTTGAAGTGGACGAATCACTGTTCCAGGACATAGAGGACTTGGACTTGGATGAGGACGACCCAGACTTTGACCCTTTAGAGATGGGCAGTGATGAGGACTAA
- the LOC120784317 gene encoding amine sulfotransferase-like isoform X1 yields the protein MDLNDAKTHNYELVPHKGFTLINGIHDPDDVDQIYNLEIRDSDVFVVTYPKSGTIWMQQIMLLLEAKGDMTAISSINNCCNDELIPWIELKGKRQAFITAPSPRLRVTHLQYHFMPPALSQKKGKVIYVARNPKDVLVSYFYFHKFANILETPKDFNDFFEKFLRGDVFGCSWFDHVKTWYSHKDDMNMLFITYEEMIQDLPSAVERISLFLGKELTDEQLANVVKHSTFNNMQKIPQANYEQIPDSMLNHHQGRFMRKGTIGDWKNHFTVAQKEKFDEVLYKEMKDFPLSFIWDFRDIE from the exons ATGGATTTAAATGATGCCAAGACTCATAACTATGAACTGGTGCCACACAAAGGCTTCACGTTGATCAACGGGATTCATGATCCAGATGATGTAGACCAGATTTACAACCTGGAGATCAGAGACTCTGATGTGTTTGTCGTCACATACCCAAAATCAG GAACCATCTGGATGCAGCAGATTATGCTGCTCCTTGAGGCAAAGGGAGATATGACAGCCATCAGCAGTATCAACAACTGCTGCAATGATGAACTCATCCCCTGGATTGAGCTGAAGGGCAAGAGACAAGCGTTCATTACGGCCCCATCACCCAGACTGAGGGTCACCCATCTGCAGTACCACTTTATGCCTCCTGCTCTGAGCCAGAAGAAGGGCAAG GTGATCTACGTGGCAAGAAATCCCAAAGATGTCCTTGTATCTTACTTCTACTTCCATAAGTTTGCAAACATATTAGAAACTCCAAAGGATTTCAATGACTTCTTTGAGAAATTCCTGAGAGGAGATG TGTTTGGATGCAGCTGGTTTGATCACGTTAAGACTTGGTACTCACACAAGGATGATATGAACATGCTGTTCATCACTTATGAAGAAATGATTCAA GATCTGCCGTCTGCAGTGGAGAGGATCTCCTTGTTCCTGGGTAAAGAGCTGACTGATGAGCAGCTGGCTAATGTGGTTAAACACAGCACCTTCAACAACATGCAGAAGATCCCTCAAGCCAACTACGAGCAGATACCAGATAGCATGCTCAACCACCACCAGGGAAGATTCATGAGGAAAG GCACCATCGGTGACTGGAAGAATCACTTCACTGTGGCCCAGAAGGAGAAGTTTGATGAGGTCCTTTACAAAGAGATGAAGGactttcctctgtcttttatcTGGGACTTCAGGGACATTGAATGA